A single Bifidobacterium asteroides DNA region contains:
- a CDS encoding tetratricopeptide repeat protein, translated as MSKNAKKSRGFGDLSGLGRSILSALEGLAGSSRPTTGGRGDRPLDSSVADMVDLINRTGGHPDDRQMREFLASHSRILGIAVKRRLFPRLQGVPEGLTLGWVQWPDAPGRGFALGIFTDRRHFAQIALADDHGRVFIGEQSRMDLQNMEPAFLLGREEEVTLADGRRLGLDPEQGSGPVRALQGAVVGRDDAGHLRWLASWLRANGRYCLEQLRPLLPPEMRLDLEYRDAVAIAFFAAYLLPRIQGTFTGFGSGNIFYRLNREAPMGAIRRSVGDMIQARSHGQRVSGLEDLFADLMREAGALSPVSGLEAVHGAEPLHLYASSYSGAYFLSWDNGLEFTAALAALRIEGNLNRFAAVSAWLERNARLGTLPTEDSINRVQATRLDQALLDDPAIVALLRPGDYPIRFNPLEDDGRTAINAMVDKAAATAVMVRQQAPQALPVRADGQGQEPVQSEWVYRQTLAMLMRSLRLPFRFDVEFRSNLAQGQVALAFTAAGRTMMPSSRYEDKSRAWRDLDEGERSAMSADYNLRVGLMMAALAFGADPAVREVSLQIDSIGLEEAVDQQNSAIRTMMGQALEAFERMRSGEVAPTGSKADPKDGDVHGDPAKPIASRMAPEQQQDEEEDKAEDQGEKESVDREFKDLMQGVDLDSAAFAAPSSANGSDKDESAADGASDEDVSNDDASADQSDDDASQNPLSALQSNPTIRTLVSVVFSRELFLSRIRSQGLKDPRAVYRFFDAAMQLDSQGGLKPTEAVFDMRDDRFSPHGSQEEPEFSEVAFADKSAKALGAHQAVDLSIQRADLLQRAVGGFHQLASDRAMTSAAKAQAATGIIESIGDPELEQLAPQVASAMIDGTPVPDFDFSLSSQLDKERVKARDLLFSGGAAQGIQVEQDAIAHMDAVFAAEGQVPRYFNSYAERVVYNRLFATPGERTLLIPDNLFYAHLEIADLLAQLKEDQAALKHLNAMVAYAPAYPLSHLKLAVMLANREDWDSARAATLNALRVALDRDDASFAYYRLAYASWMRDEFDVAAAAYLMSEHISPDRIPALKSELAELQARARSQCVVLPENHRQARQVLAEHGLPVWPHTEVASIVRQAARICVDGGLFVPARTLSMAAARMNDDDNEGVDVVQAQFMRSLNA; from the coding sequence ATGTCCAAGAACGCGAAGAAGTCCCGGGGGTTCGGGGATCTGTCCGGCCTGGGCCGTTCCATTCTTTCCGCACTGGAGGGATTGGCGGGCTCCTCTCGGCCGACCACAGGGGGTCGTGGGGATCGTCCCCTGGATTCTTCGGTGGCCGACATGGTCGATCTGATCAACCGGACGGGAGGCCATCCGGATGATCGGCAGATGCGCGAATTCCTGGCCTCTCACAGCCGTATTTTAGGTATTGCTGTCAAGCGCCGGCTTTTTCCCCGCCTGCAGGGCGTGCCCGAGGGGCTGACGCTGGGCTGGGTCCAGTGGCCCGATGCCCCAGGCCGGGGCTTCGCATTGGGGATCTTCACCGATCGCCGTCACTTTGCCCAGATCGCTCTGGCTGACGACCATGGCCGGGTTTTCATTGGCGAGCAGAGCCGGATGGACCTGCAGAACATGGAGCCTGCCTTCCTGCTGGGCCGGGAGGAGGAGGTGACCTTGGCCGACGGTCGTCGGCTGGGCCTTGATCCAGAACAGGGTTCGGGGCCGGTCCGCGCCCTGCAAGGTGCTGTAGTAGGTCGTGACGATGCCGGCCACCTGCGCTGGTTGGCCTCCTGGCTGCGGGCCAATGGCCGCTATTGCCTGGAGCAGCTGCGTCCCCTGCTGCCTCCGGAGATGCGTCTGGACCTGGAGTATCGGGATGCTGTGGCCATCGCCTTCTTCGCCGCCTACCTGCTGCCGCGCATCCAGGGGACCTTCACTGGGTTCGGCTCGGGCAACATCTTCTACCGGCTCAACCGGGAGGCACCCATGGGAGCCATCCGCCGCAGCGTGGGCGACATGATCCAGGCACGCTCCCATGGGCAGCGGGTCTCCGGGCTGGAGGATCTGTTCGCCGACCTGATGCGTGAGGCCGGGGCTCTGTCGCCCGTCTCGGGTTTGGAGGCCGTTCACGGGGCGGAGCCCCTGCATCTGTATGCTTCCTCCTACTCCGGTGCCTACTTCCTGAGCTGGGATAACGGATTGGAGTTCACCGCCGCCTTGGCGGCCCTGCGCATCGAAGGCAATCTGAACAGGTTTGCCGCTGTCAGCGCCTGGCTGGAGCGCAATGCCCGTCTGGGGACGCTGCCTACCGAGGACTCGATCAACCGCGTCCAGGCTACCCGGCTGGACCAGGCCCTCTTGGACGATCCTGCCATAGTCGCCCTGCTGCGCCCGGGTGACTATCCGATTCGCTTCAACCCGCTGGAAGATGACGGGCGGACTGCTATCAACGCCATGGTCGACAAGGCCGCAGCCACCGCTGTCATGGTGCGTCAACAGGCTCCCCAGGCGCTGCCGGTGCGGGCGGACGGCCAGGGTCAGGAGCCCGTGCAATCCGAGTGGGTCTACCGGCAGACGCTGGCCATGCTCATGCGATCCCTGCGGCTGCCCTTCCGTTTTGATGTGGAGTTCAGGTCCAATCTGGCTCAGGGGCAGGTGGCTCTGGCCTTCACTGCGGCAGGGCGCACCATGATGCCCTCCAGCCGCTACGAGGACAAGTCACGGGCCTGGCGGGACTTGGACGAGGGCGAACGTTCCGCCATGAGCGCTGACTACAATTTGCGCGTCGGGCTGATGATGGCCGCCCTGGCCTTCGGGGCGGATCCAGCTGTGCGCGAGGTCAGCCTGCAGATCGACTCCATCGGTCTGGAAGAGGCTGTCGACCAGCAGAACTCGGCCATCAGGACCATGATGGGACAGGCTTTGGAGGCCTTTGAACGCATGCGTTCAGGTGAGGTGGCCCCCACTGGGTCCAAGGCTGATCCCAAGGATGGCGACGTACACGGCGATCCCGCCAAGCCCATCGCCTCCCGGATGGCTCCTGAGCAACAACAGGACGAAGAGGAAGACAAGGCCGAGGATCAGGGCGAAAAGGAATCCGTGGATCGTGAGTTCAAGGATCTCATGCAGGGCGTGGACCTTGACTCTGCAGCCTTTGCAGCCCCGTCGTCAGCCAATGGGTCCGATAAGGACGAGTCTGCCGCGGATGGAGCCTCGGACGAGGATGTCTCCAATGATGATGCCTCCGCAGATCAGAGCGACGACGACGCATCGCAGAACCCGCTCAGCGCTCTGCAGAGCAATCCGACCATACGCACCTTGGTTTCGGTGGTCTTCAGCAGGGAACTCTTCCTCTCCCGCATCCGTTCACAGGGTCTGAAGGATCCACGTGCCGTCTACCGCTTCTTCGACGCGGCCATGCAGCTGGATTCCCAGGGCGGGCTCAAGCCCACTGAGGCTGTCTTCGACATGCGCGATGATCGCTTCAGCCCCCATGGCAGCCAGGAGGAGCCCGAGTTCTCCGAGGTGGCCTTTGCCGACAAGTCTGCCAAGGCACTGGGCGCGCATCAGGCTGTGGATCTGTCCATCCAGCGGGCCGACCTGCTGCAGAGGGCTGTAGGCGGCTTCCATCAGCTGGCTTCTGACCGGGCCATGACTTCGGCAGCCAAGGCCCAGGCGGCCACGGGCATCATCGAAAGCATTGGCGACCCGGAGCTGGAGCAGCTGGCCCCTCAGGTTGCCAGCGCCATGATCGACGGCACCCCTGTTCCCGACTTCGACTTCTCCCTGTCATCCCAGTTGGACAAGGAGCGCGTCAAAGCCCGCGATCTGCTCTTCTCCGGCGGCGCAGCCCAGGGCATACAGGTTGAGCAGGATGCCATCGCCCATATGGATGCCGTCTTTGCGGCCGAGGGCCAGGTGCCCCGCTACTTCAACTCCTACGCCGAGCGGGTGGTCTATAACCGCCTCTTCGCCACACCGGGGGAGCGGACCCTGCTCATTCCTGACAACCTCTTCTATGCCCACCTGGAGATAGCCGATCTGCTGGCCCAGCTCAAGGAGGACCAGGCGGCCCTCAAACACCTGAACGCCATGGTGGCCTATGCGCCCGCCTACCCGCTCTCCCACCTGAAGCTGGCGGTCATGCTGGCCAACCGGGAGGACTGGGATTCGGCCCGGGCTGCCACACTCAATGCTCTGAGGGTGGCTCTGGACCGGGACGATGCCTCCTTCGCCTACTACCGTCTGGCCTATGCATCATGGATGCGCGACGAGTTCGACGTGGCTGCAGCGGCCTATCTGATGAGCGAGCACATCAGTCCCGACCGGATACCAGCCCTCAAGAGCGAGCTGGCCGAGCTGCAGGCCAGGGCCCGCTCCCAGTGCGTGGTCCTGCCCGAAAACCACAGACAGGCCCGCCAGGTGCTGGCTGAACATGGCCTGCCGGTCTGGCCTCACACCGAGGTGGCTTCGATAGTGCGCCAGGCCGCGCGCATCTGTGTGGACGGCGGGCTCTTCGTCCCGGCCCGAACCCTGTCAATGGCGGCCGCCAGGATGAACGACGACGATAATGAAGGTGTTGATGTGGTACAGGCACAGTTCATGAGGTCGCTCAATGCATGA